In one Colletotrichum destructivum chromosome 2, complete sequence genomic region, the following are encoded:
- a CDS encoding Putative CAP domain-containing protein — translation MRFSAVAVAALATQAAAYRADRPSGSYWGWGHFGGGKWGAVTSTITVPAPTATAPAVVPTPDAAPVEEVAATTTAPAVAATTAPSSGSSGLTADQKAALDAHNAARTEVGVPALEWDDSLAAGAQEWATHLLSVGSLTHSQTADQGENLYMQSNTDSPYVNAANAWISEKSDYNGETISSSNYMGFGHYTQIVWKSTTKVGMALATNSQGTYVVARYSPPGNFIGQKPY, via the exons ATGCGTTTCTCCgctgttgccgttgccgccctggccacccaggccgccgcctacAGAGCCGACCGCCCTTCCGGCTCCTACTGGGGCTGGGGTCACTTCGGTGGCGGAAAGTGGGGCGCCGTGACCTCCACCATTACCGTTCCCGCTCCCACAGCCACGGCCCCGGCCGTCGTCCCGACCCCCGATGCTGCCCCCGTCGAAGaggtcgccgccaccaccaccgccccggccgtcgccgccaccaccgctCCTTCCAGCGGCTCATCCGGTCTGACTGCCGACCAGaaggccgccctcgacgcccacaACGCTGCCCGGACCGAGGTCGGCGTCCCGGCTCTCGAGTGGGACgactccctcgccgccggcgctcaGGAGTGGGCCACCCACCTGCTCTCCGTCGGCTCCCTTACGCACTCTCAGACCGCCGACCAGGGTGAGAACCTGTACATGCAGTCCAACACCGACAGCCCCTacgtcaacgccgccaacgcctgGATCTCGGAGAAGTCCGACTACAACGGCGAGACCATCAGCTCCTCCAACTACATGGGCTTCGGCCACTACACCCAGATCGTTTGGAAGAGCACCACCAAGGTTGGCATGGCGCTCGCCACCAACTCCCAGGGCACCTACGTTGTCGCCCGCTACTCGCCCCCCGGCAACTT CATCGGCCAGAAGCCCTACTAG
- a CDS encoding Putative mitochondrial glycoprotein: MLSIRSIARSAPRTLTRLSLRQTAARPSAFIKASSWSAAVQTQRASAFSSSAFRKAADAETDAELVAKLESELQFEDEVKQNEQLPASVKDFIDNSPFEIHDIPGKEEVKLTRNFGEEKITVTFSIADLANYDPEMYENDRALEDEEFDSDVQNPNKQSGVQASGGARSANAEEQLEEEEGDLDEAAPPCRMSIVVEKPGKTPGALNIDATAQDGAIVVDNMFYYEDGKLAHAGNAELAHARGDIYPGPPFGSLDEDLQILMERYLEERGITQALAVFAPDYIDVKEQREYVRWLNNVKGFVSA, encoded by the exons ATGCTCTCCATCAGATCCATCGCGCGCTCTGCGCCCAGAACCCTTACTCGCCTTTCCCTCAGACAGACCGCGGCGCGCCCCAGTGCCTTCATCAAGGCCTCCTCTTGGAGTGCCGCCGTCCAGACCCAGCGCGCATCTGCCTTCTCCAGCTCCGCTTTCAGGAAAGCGGCCGACGCTGAGACCGACGCGGAGCTcgtcgccaagctcgagAGCGAGCTGCagttcgaggacgaggtcaagCAGAACGAGCAGCTCCCTGCGAGCGTCAAGGATTTCATCGACAACAGCCCCTTTGAAATCCACGACATCCccggcaaggaggaggtcaagCTTACGCGCAACTTTGGCGAGGAGAA GATCACCGTCACTTTCTCCATTGCCGACTTGGCCAACTACGACCCCGAGATGTACGAGAACGACCGCGCtctcgaggacgaagagTTCGACTCCGATGTCCAGAATCCCAACAAGCAATCCGGCGTCCAGGCCTCTGGCGGCGCCCGCTCCGCCAACGCTGAGGAGCAgcttgaggaggaagagggcgacctcgacgaggccgctcCCCCTTGCCGTATgagcatcgtcgtcgagaagcccGGAAAGACCCCTGGCGCGCTCAACATCGACGCCACTGCCCAGGACGGCGCCATCGTTGTCGACAACATGTTCTACtacgaggacggcaagctcGCCCACGCTGGcaacgccgagctcgcccaCGCCCGTGGTGATATCTACCCTGGCCCCCCCTtcggcagcctcgacgaggacctgcAGATCCTGATGGAGCGCTACCTCGAGGAGCGCGGCATCACCCAGGCCCTGGCCGTCTTCGCGCCTGACTACATTGACGTCAAGGAGCAGCGCGAGTACGTCCGGTGGTTGAACAACGTCAAGGGTTTCGTCAGCGCCTAA